The Streptomyces sp. NBC_00335 DNA window ACGATGTCCATGCCTAGATTCGCCCAGCCCAGGCCGCCCGCCGGCGGGGCGACGGGTCGGGTCGGCACGTCAGATCGCCGGCCCGGCCGCGTTCGCGCGCAGGACGGCCTCGGTCGCCGCCTCCCAGCTGCCGTGGCGCCTGGTCAGCGCGGACAGCCAGCGTTCGAGGCCGAACGCGGCGCAGCTGGTGAAGGCCGGGCTGCCGCTCGACTCCAGCGTGATCTCGCAGCGGTCTCCGAAGAAGTTGCGGTGGGTGTTGACCGAGGCGATCGCCAGGTCCTCGTACAGGAACTCGTGCTTGACCGGGGTGAGGCGCTGGAGCACCGCCTTCGAGCTGCCCTTGTCGAAGAACGGGTCGCAGGCGGCCTCCTTGCGCAGAGGCAGGTCCAGCGCCTCGGCGAAGGCCTGGATGCGCGAGGTGAAGCGGGTGAGGTGGGACTCTGCGTGCTCGCGGGTCCCGATCGCGACCACCTCCCGCATGCGGAAACCGAGTTGCCGGCGCAGGCCCTCGTAGTGCTCCTCCTTGCGGAAGCACCAGCCGACGACGGTGATCAGGGTGTCGTCCGCGACCTGGCGACCCTGGTGGTCGATGTAGACGGCGTAGCAGGACGCGGAGGGGAGTCCGAGGGCCGCCGGCTGGAGGGCGGTGCAGGGGAAGCAACCGCTGTCCGTACAGAACTCGTCGGTCTCCCGTGCGGACAGGTCGAGCGGGGCGGCGACGACGGCCTGGTGAGGGAAGTTGTCGTAGTAGTCGAGCCGGGCCAGGTCGGCGGCCGGCAGCAGCGGAGGCATGGTCATCGGGCGGGCGCCCGCGCTCACACCCCAGCCCTCGAAGGTGTCGTCGAGGAGCCGCAGCAGGGCGGTTCCCTCGGGACCGAGGGACGGCAGGCCCCTCGATTCCCCGACGCTCGCAGGGGTTGTTGTAACGGTCATGGTGGAGTCACCTCTCGGACGACGGACGGTTCGTTCAGACGACGGGCAGTACGTCGTCGGTGAAGATTCCGGTCTTCAGGAAGAAGCCGAGCGGCTTGCGGATGGCCTTGCGCTCGTACGGACGGCGGCCCTCGTCGGCGACCAGCGCATTGCGCAGGGCCAGCGGGTCGGCGATGCCGGCGTCGCGGTAGACGTGCGGGTTGTAAAGGGAGTTGACGCTGTAGACGACGTACCGCTTGAGGTACGCCTCCACCTCGGCGAGCCGCTGGGCAGAGACGGTGTCCTTCATCCGCTTGAACAGCAGGGAGACCAGCTCCCGCCCGAAGGCGATGTGCCGGGACTCGTCTTGGTGGTGGATGCGGTTGACCTCGCGGATGGTGTGACACAGGGACTCGTCCTGCGCCATCCGCATGTTGTAGTGGTCGACGAGCTCCTCGAAGAACAGGATCCGGGCGAAGACCAGGAAGTTGTCCACCTCCGGCTCCCACGCGGAGTCGGCGCGCATGGCGGTCGAGCCGTAGATCTTGTCGCCGTAGCGGCGGCAGAACTCGGCGAAGAACCACATGTGTTCGTTTTCTTCGCCGATGAAGTGGTGGAAGAAGTCGGAGGGGACTTCGAAGCCGGGCATGTGTATCCGGCCGACCACCTCGATGAGCAGCTCACGGATGCCGTGCACGTTGAGGCTGTAGAAGTTGATGCTCTCCCACTTGGAAAGGCGGTGAATGGTCTCCTCGCCGAGCTCCTCGTAGAAGGGCGTGCCGTAGACGGTGAGCAGCTCGGGGGTCATCCACAGCTGGCCCTCTTCGAGCTTCTCGGGCCAGTCGAACTGCTGGTAGGGGTTGTAGTACTCCTCGATGGAGCGCGAGCTCAGCCGTTCCAGGACTTCCAGGAAGCGATCAGTGACGGGCAGGGGGGCGGCGATGCCCATGGAGACTCCCTCGGTGTGTGGTGGGTTGCGGCGAGCGAAGGCTCAGGGCCGGACTTCGTAAACGGCGTTGACCGGGGTCTCGGTCGCGCGCCGCCAGCGGGTGAAGCCGGCCTCCTCCGCGATGGCGCGGAACGCCTTCTCGCCGGAGTGGTTGCCGAGCGCGTGAGGACCGCGCTGGGCGACGGCCACGGGCAGGCACATCACGGCCGACAGCGCCATGAACATGCGGGCGGCGGGCGTCTGCGTGTCGA harbors:
- a CDS encoding diiron oxygenase encodes the protein MGIAAPLPVTDRFLEVLERLSSRSIEEYYNPYQQFDWPEKLEEGQLWMTPELLTVYGTPFYEELGEETIHRLSKWESINFYSLNVHGIRELLIEVVGRIHMPGFEVPSDFFHHFIGEENEHMWFFAEFCRRYGDKIYGSTAMRADSAWEPEVDNFLVFARILFFEELVDHYNMRMAQDESLCHTIREVNRIHHQDESRHIAFGRELVSLLFKRMKDTVSAQRLAEVEAYLKRYVVYSVNSLYNPHVYRDAGIADPLALRNALVADEGRRPYERKAIRKPLGFFLKTGIFTDDVLPVV